In Myxococcota bacterium, the DNA window CTCGTGGAACGCAGCGTAGACGGGCACGTTCAGGTAGGCGTTCACCGCGAAGCGGGCCATGTTGCGGACGGCCTCGGTGTCGGGGTTCGGGCACACGAAGATGCGCGCCACGATCTCCTTGTCCCGGCCCCCCTGGTGGACGTAGGGCGCGACGGTCTTCACGTCTTCGGCCGAGAGCCAGTTCAGGATGGCGCCATCGCCTTCGCGGCCCGCCAGCTTCAGCATGCCCTGGCGCAGGGCCGCGACCAGCAGCTTCGGCGGCTCGTCCATCTTGACGCCGAGGCGGAAGTTCTTCACCGAGAAGGTCTCGTAGTCCTCGGTCACCTTCTCACCGGTGAAGGCCTTGCGCAAGAAGCGCACCGTGTCGCGCACGCGCTGGTAGGGCTTTTCGAAGGGGATGCCGTTCCAGTTGCCAACGATCACGTTCGACGACGAACCGATGCCCATCACGAAGCGACCGGGCGCAGCCGACGCCAGGCTCGCGGCGCTCATCGCGAGCAACGCCGGGCCGCGGGTGTAGGCCGGGAAGATTGCGCAGCCGAGTCGCGCCTCGGGGGCCCAGGCCGACGCCAGCGCCAGGGGAGTGAACCCGTCGGTGCCGTTCGCCTCGGCACTCCAGAGGTCGGTGTAGCCGAGGTCGACCAGCTCGCGGATCCAATCGCGCTGCTGGGCGAGGGGGACCCCGTCGAGGGGGATCGTCATTCCGTAGCGTGCCATGCGGCCTCCCGGGTCGTGGACGGAGCACTATACTGCGCCGCGCCCCGACGCGCGGGACGGAGCCGTCCGAACGCGCCCCAACCACCTGGACACCGAGGAGGTCCCCCCATGCGCGCAGCCGTTCTCCGCGGCTACAACCAGCCTGTTGCCATCGAAGACGTCGACATCGCGAGCCCGGGCCCGCGCGAGATCAAGGTGCGGACCCACGCCTGCGGCGTCTGCCATAGCGATCTGCACGTCCTCGAGGGCTCGCTGCCCGCGCCGCCCCCGCTGGTGCTCGGCCACGAGCCGGCCGGCGTCGTCGAAGAAGTGGGCAGCGACGTGAGCTACGTGCAGCCCGGCGATCACGTGATCGCCTGCCTGTCGGCCTTCTGCGGCACCTGCGATTTCTGCCTCTCGGGCCGGCTGAACCTGTGCGGTGGGGAGGCGACGGCGCGCAAGCCCGAGGAGCCCCCGCGGCTCTCGCAGAACGGCGAGGTCGTCCACCAGTTCGCGCATCTCTCGGGGTTCGCCGAGCAGATGCTGCTCCACGAGAACGCGGTGGTGAAGATCCGCGAGGACATGCCGCTCGAGCAGGCCGCGCTGATCGGCTGCGGTGTCACCACCGGCGTTGGCGCGGCGCTCAACACCGCGAACATCGCGCCGGGCAGCAGCGTCGCCGTGATCGGTCTCGGAGGCGTCGGCCTGTCGGCGCTGCAGGGCGCGCGCATCGCCGGCGCCGGTCGCCTGATCGCGATCGACACGGTTCCCTGGAAGCTCGACCTGGCCCGAAAGCTCGGTGCCAGCGACGTCATCAACGCCAAGGAGGCCGACGCGGTGATGGGCGTGCACGAGCTCACCGGTGGCGGCGTCGAGACGAGCTTCGAGTGCATCGGCACTGCGCCGACGATCCAGCAGTCGGTCGCGATGCTCCAGAAGGGTGGCACCGCCGTCATGGTCGGCGTGCAGCCGATCGGCCAGACCGTCGAGCTCATGGGCCTCGACATCGTGATCCAGGGCAAGACGATCGTGGGCTCGATGATGGGCGACAACCGCTTCCGCATCGACATGCCGCGCTATTGCGACTTCTATCTGGACGGTCGCCTGCGCCTCGACGAGATGATCTCGGCGCGCATCGGCCTCGACGACCTGAACGACGCTTTCGAGAAGATGAAGTCCGGGGAGGTGGCGCGCTCGGTCGTCACCTTCGCCTCCTGAGGAGCCTCCGATGTCCGAAGAAGTCATTACCTGTGAGATTGCGGACGGTGTCGCCACCGTCACGCTGAACCGTCCCGCGGCCGCCAACGCGATCGACCTCGCGCTGGGCCAGGGTCTGATGCACGCGGCGATCCAGGTCGACGAAGATCCCTCGGTGCGGGCCGTGCTGCTGACGGGCGCCGGCAAGATGTTCTGCGCCGGTGGCGATCTGAAGTCCTTCGCCTCCCAGGGCGACAAGGTGCCCGCGCTCCTGAAGGAGCTAACCACCTACCTGCACGCCGCCACATCGCGTTTCGCCCGGATGGACGCGCCGCTCATCGTCGCGGTGAACGGGATGGCGGCCGGGGCCGGCTTCAGCATCGCCGTGTCCGGGGATCTCGTACTCGCCGCCGAGTCGGCGAAGTTCACGATGGCCTACACCGGCGCGGGGCTCTCGCCCGATGGCAGCTCGAGCTTCTTCCTGCCGCGGCTGATCGGGCTGCGCCGGACCCAGGAGCTGATGATCACGAACCGTCGCCTGTCGGCTGCCGAGGCCCTCGACTGGGGTCTGGTGACCCAGGTCGTGCCCGACGACGAGCTGGCCGAGAAGGCGGGCGCGCTCGCACGGCAGATCGCCCAGGGACCCACACGCGCCTATGGCGTCGTGAAGCAGCTGCTGGCGTCGAGCACCCAGGAGTCCCTCGAGACCCAGATGGAGCTCGAGTCGCGCGGCATCGCGTCGATGGCGGGGAGCCCCGACGGGCGTGAGGGCATCGCCGCCTTCGTGGAGAAGCGGGCGCCGAAGTTCTCGGGCGCCTAGCGCGCCGACCCACCCGGGTCCCCTATCCTCGTTTGACAATGACGGCCGACGCTGGCCCAATGCGTCGCTACCATTGACATTCGACGGGTGGACCCGTGGCCAACGTCCAACAGATGGTGCTCTTCGCGAAGGTGGTCGAGGCGGGCAGCTTCGCGGCTGCCGCAAAGGCCCTGGGGCAGACCCGCGCCGCCGTGAGCAAGCAGATCGCGAGCCTCGAGGAGCGGATCGGGGCCCAGCTGCTCAACCGCACCACCCGTTCGATGCACCTCACCGAGATCGGCGCCGAGTTCTACGCGCGCTGCGCCCGGATCGCCGAAGAGGCCGCGGAGGCCGAGCGGGCCGTCGCCAGCCTGCAGGGCGCGCCGCGCGGCCGGCTGCGTCTGCGGGCCCCGCTCACTTTTGGACGGCGCTACCTGACGCCGTTGGTCACACCCTTCCTCGAGCGGCATCCGGAAATCACCATCGATCTCGTCCTCGACGACGAACCCGTCGACCTGGCCCAGGAAGGCTTCGATCTGGCGATTCGTATCGCCGCGCGCGGCGACTCGTCGCTCACCTCCCACTTCCTCGCCGACAGCCCCCACGTGGTGTGCGGGACCCCCGGCTACTTCGAAACCGCCGGCGTCCCGACCGCGCCCGAACATCTGCGCGAGCACCGCTGCCTGCTCTACAGCTCGCTGCCCACGCCGCGCCTCTGGCGATTCCAGAACGGACGGTCGGTGCGCGTGACGGGTGCCTTCCAGGTGAATCACGGGGAGGCGTTGCGGCGCGCCGTGCTCGACGGCGCGGGGCTGGCCTACCTGCCGCGCTTCATCGTGGGCGAGGATCTCGACAGCGGGGCGCTGCATTCGGTCCTCGACGACTGGTCCTGGTCGTCCCAGAAGGTCTACGCGGTGGTGCCGCGGCATCGGAACCTGACGCCGAAGGTGCGGGCCTTCCTCGAAGCGTTGGAGCAGTACTTCCATCCGACGGCGCCGTGGGAGCGCGACGCCGCATGAAACCCGAAGCCGATCTCGTCGAGCGCATCCTGCGCGCCCGCGTCTACGACGTCGCCATCGAGACCCCCCTCGATCCGGCACCGCGGCTCTCCGAACGCCTCGGCACGCGGGTGTGCATCAAACGCGAAGACCTGCAGCCCGTGTTCTCGTTCAAGGTGCGCGGCGCCTACAACCGGATCGCGGCGCTGCCGCGCGACGCGGCCGAGCGTGGCATCTTCGCTTCGTCGGCGGGAAATCACGCCCAGGGCGTCGCGTTGGCGGCGGCGCGGCTCGGCTACCCCGCCACGATCGTGATGCCGCGCACGACGCCCGAGATCAAGGTCTCCGCCGTCGCGGCCTACGGTGTCGAGGTCGTTCTCCACGGGGACAGCGTGGAAGAGGCCCGCGACGAAGCCGCACGGCGCCAGGCGGAAGCCGACGGCGTGTTCGTGCATCCCTACGACGACCTCGAGGTCATCGCCGGCCAGGGCACGATCGGCGTCGAGATCCTGCGCCAGCACCCGGAGCCGATCGAGGCGATCTTCGTGCCGGTCGGAGGCGGCGGACTCCTGGCCGGGATCCTCCACTACGTGAAGTTCCTGCGGCCCGAGACCGCGGTGGTGGCGGTGGAGCCCGAGGATGCGGCCAGCCTGAAGGTCGCGCTCGATGCCGGGCGCCCGGTTCCTCTCGATCACGTGGGCCTCTTCGCCGATGGCACGGCGGTCCGACAGATCGGCGATCTGCCCTTCGAGCTCGTCCGCGATCGGGTCGACGGCGTCGTCACCGCGAGCGTCGACGAGATGAGCGCTGCGATCCTGGACCTCTTCGAAGAGACCCGCGTGCTCGCCGAGCCTTCGGGCGCTCTCGCGCTGGCGGGCATGAAGAAGTGGGTGGCCGAGAAGGGCGGGGAGCGGTCGGGGGCCCTCGTCGCGATCCAGAGCGGCGCCAACATCAACTTCCATCGGTTGCGTCACATCTCGGAGCGCGCCCAGCTGGGGGAGGACCGCGAGGCCATCTTCGCGGTCACGATTCCCGAGCGCCCCGGCAGCTTCCGCGCCCTGTGCAGCGCCCTCGGCGAGCGCTCGGTCACCGAGTTCAACTACCGCTACGCCGATGACGACGAGGCCCACGTCTTCGTCGGGGTCGAGCTGCGCGAGGGCACCGAGGACCGCCACGATCTCGCCGAAACCCTGCGCGGCGCGGGCTACGCCGTGCAGGACATGACCCACAACGAGCTCGCCGTCTTGCATACCCGCCACATGGTGGGGGGGCGGGTGCGCGCCCTCGCCGACGAGCGTCTGCTGCGCTTCGAGTTCCCCGAGCGACCGGGCGCGTTGGGGCGCTTCCTGTCGCTGATGTCGCCGAGCTGGAACCTGACCCTCTTCCACTACCGCAACCACGGCGCCGCCCACGGGCGCGTCCTGGCCGGGATCCAGGTCCCTTCGCACGATGGCGAGGCCTTCGCACGCTACCTGGGCGAGCTGGGGTATCCCTGGGTGGAAGAGACCGAGAACGAGGCCTACCGGCTCTTCCTGCGCTAGCGGAAGCCGTTCCCCGCACGCGGGCAAGGAGACGATCGATGATCTGGAATCTGGGCGACCTGCTCGACGGGGTGGCCAAGGCGCTGCCGGCGGACAGCCCGGCGATCGTTCACGGCGACGTGCGCTTCGGCTGGGCCGAGTTCGATCGTCGCTCCAACAACCTCGCCCAGGGGCTGCGCGAGCGCGGTGCACAGCCCGACGACAAGGTCGCCTTCTATCTGCGCAATCGCGCGGAGTACCTCGTGGTGCTCGCGGCCTGCATGAAGGCGCGGCTGGTCCACGTGAACGTGAACTACCGCTACCTCGCCGACGAGCTCCACTACATCCTCGACAACTCGGACGCGCGCTTCGTGGTATTCGGCGACGAGTTCGTGGACCGACTCGGGGAGCTGGTTCCCCGTCTGCCGAAGGTCGCCTCCTTCCTCCAGGTGGGCGGCGCGACGGCCGACTTCGCCGAACCGCTGGAGCCGCTCTGCGAAAAGGGCTCGGGCGAGGCCCTCGACATCGAGCGTTCGCCCGACGACCTGCTCTTCATCTACACGGGCGGCACCACCGGCATGCCGAAGGGCGTGATGTGGCGTTCGGAGGATCTCTGGGGCGCGCTCGGCGCAGGGGGGAACCATCCGGCGAATCGCGGCGAGAAGCCGGCGAGTCCGCAGGCCCACTTCGACGCGGTGCGCGCTCATGGCCGCGGCCCGATCCAGATCCCCGCCTGCCCGCTGATGCACGGGACGGGGCTGCTCACCGCGATCAACAACCTGGTCGGGGGCGGCTGTTGCGTCACCCTCGAGCAGCCGAACTTCGACGCCGAAGAGCTCTTCGACACCGTCGAGCGGCAGCGCGCCGAGTCGCTGGTGATCGTGGGCGACGCCTTTGCGCGTCCGATGTGGAACGCGCTCGAAGCCCACCCGGGTCGCTGGGATCTCGCTTCACTGCGGGTCGTGATGTCGTCGGGGGTGATGTGGAGCCAGGAGGTCAAGCAGGGCCTGCTGGGGCATCTCCCCCAGCTCATGCTCGCGGACCTCTTCGGTTCGTCGGAGGCCGTCGGATTCGGGTCATCGGTGACGTCCGCGAAGGGCGGCACGAAGACCGCGAAGTTCACGATCGGCGACGACTGCCGGGTCTTCACCGAAGACCACCGACCCGTCGAGCCGGGCAGCGGCGAGCGCGGCTTCATCGCCCGCCGCGGTCCGATTCCCCTCGGCTACTACAAGGACCCGGAGAAGACGGCGAAGACCTTCCCGACGATCGATGGCGTCCGCTACTCGGTCCCCGGGGATTGGTGCACCGTCGAGGCCGACGGGACCCTCACGCTGTTGGGGCGCGGCAGCGTGTGCATCAACACCGCCGGCGAGAAGGTCTATCCGGAAGAGGTCGAGGAAGCCCTGAAGACCCACGACGCGGTCGAGGACGCGCTGGTCGTCGGCATTCCCGACCCGAAGTGGGGCCAGGCGGTGACGGGCGTGGTGTCGCTGCGCCCGGGCGAGGCGTTCGACGAGGCCGCGCTGCGCGAGCACGTCCGCACGAAGCTCGCGGGCTACAAGACGCCGAAGCGCGTCTTCGCCGTCCCCGAGATGTTCCGCGCCCCCAACGGCAAGGCCGACTACAAGCGGGCCACGGCGTTCGCCCGGGACGCGCTCGGCGCCTAGTCGCCGGTGTCGCGCTCCGCAGCGTCCAGTGCTTCCAGCCCCGGACAGACGCGGAACGCGGCGGCGCGCTCGGTGGGGTCGCGTAGCTCTTCCCAGTAGGGCCAACTGCGACAGCGCTCGGGACGCACCGGGTAGATCGTGCAGCGGCTCGGCCGGCCCCCCTCGAGG includes these proteins:
- a CDS encoding LLM class F420-dependent oxidoreductase, with protein sequence MARYGMTIPLDGVPLAQQRDWIRELVDLGYTDLWSAEANGTDGFTPLALASAWAPEARLGCAIFPAYTRGPALLAMSAASLASAAPGRFVMGIGSSSNVIVGNWNGIPFEKPYQRVRDTVRFLRKAFTGEKVTEDYETFSVKNFRLGVKMDEPPKLLVAALRQGMLKLAGREGDGAILNWLSAEDVKTVAPYVHQGGRDKEIVARIFVCPNPDTEAVRNMARFAVNAYLNVPVYAAFHEWLGRSELLDAMWTKWKEGDRKGAAASIPDEVVDAIVVHGPPEKCREHIQQYVENGVDTPMIGLLPMGVDPIQASRDLAPR
- a CDS encoding Zn-dependent alcohol dehydrogenase; its protein translation is MRAAVLRGYNQPVAIEDVDIASPGPREIKVRTHACGVCHSDLHVLEGSLPAPPPLVLGHEPAGVVEEVGSDVSYVQPGDHVIACLSAFCGTCDFCLSGRLNLCGGEATARKPEEPPRLSQNGEVVHQFAHLSGFAEQMLLHENAVVKIREDMPLEQAALIGCGVTTGVGAALNTANIAPGSSVAVIGLGGVGLSALQGARIAGAGRLIAIDTVPWKLDLARKLGASDVINAKEADAVMGVHELTGGGVETSFECIGTAPTIQQSVAMLQKGGTAVMVGVQPIGQTVELMGLDIVIQGKTIVGSMMGDNRFRIDMPRYCDFYLDGRLRLDEMISARIGLDDLNDAFEKMKSGEVARSVVTFAS
- a CDS encoding enoyl-CoA hydratase; its protein translation is MSEEVITCEIADGVATVTLNRPAAANAIDLALGQGLMHAAIQVDEDPSVRAVLLTGAGKMFCAGGDLKSFASQGDKVPALLKELTTYLHAATSRFARMDAPLIVAVNGMAAGAGFSIAVSGDLVLAAESAKFTMAYTGAGLSPDGSSSFFLPRLIGLRRTQELMITNRRLSAAEALDWGLVTQVVPDDELAEKAGALARQIAQGPTRAYGVVKQLLASSTQESLETQMELESRGIASMAGSPDGREGIAAFVEKRAPKFSGA
- a CDS encoding LysR family transcriptional regulator, which codes for MANVQQMVLFAKVVEAGSFAAAAKALGQTRAAVSKQIASLEERIGAQLLNRTTRSMHLTEIGAEFYARCARIAEEAAEAERAVASLQGAPRGRLRLRAPLTFGRRYLTPLVTPFLERHPEITIDLVLDDEPVDLAQEGFDLAIRIAARGDSSLTSHFLADSPHVVCGTPGYFETAGVPTAPEHLREHRCLLYSSLPTPRLWRFQNGRSVRVTGAFQVNHGEALRRAVLDGAGLAYLPRFIVGEDLDSGALHSVLDDWSWSSQKVYAVVPRHRNLTPKVRAFLEALEQYFHPTAPWERDAA
- the ilvA gene encoding threonine ammonia-lyase, biosynthetic; protein product: MKPEADLVERILRARVYDVAIETPLDPAPRLSERLGTRVCIKREDLQPVFSFKVRGAYNRIAALPRDAAERGIFASSAGNHAQGVALAAARLGYPATIVMPRTTPEIKVSAVAAYGVEVVLHGDSVEEARDEAARRQAEADGVFVHPYDDLEVIAGQGTIGVEILRQHPEPIEAIFVPVGGGGLLAGILHYVKFLRPETAVVAVEPEDAASLKVALDAGRPVPLDHVGLFADGTAVRQIGDLPFELVRDRVDGVVTASVDEMSAAILDLFEETRVLAEPSGALALAGMKKWVAEKGGERSGALVAIQSGANINFHRLRHISERAQLGEDREAIFAVTIPERPGSFRALCSALGERSVTEFNYRYADDDEAHVFVGVELREGTEDRHDLAETLRGAGYAVQDMTHNELAVLHTRHMVGGRVRALADERLLRFEFPERPGALGRFLSLMSPSWNLTLFHYRNHGAAHGRVLAGIQVPSHDGEAFARYLGELGYPWVEETENEAYRLFLR
- a CDS encoding acyl-CoA synthetase; translated protein: MIWNLGDLLDGVAKALPADSPAIVHGDVRFGWAEFDRRSNNLAQGLRERGAQPDDKVAFYLRNRAEYLVVLAACMKARLVHVNVNYRYLADELHYILDNSDARFVVFGDEFVDRLGELVPRLPKVASFLQVGGATADFAEPLEPLCEKGSGEALDIERSPDDLLFIYTGGTTGMPKGVMWRSEDLWGALGAGGNHPANRGEKPASPQAHFDAVRAHGRGPIQIPACPLMHGTGLLTAINNLVGGGCCVTLEQPNFDAEELFDTVERQRAESLVIVGDAFARPMWNALEAHPGRWDLASLRVVMSSGVMWSQEVKQGLLGHLPQLMLADLFGSSEAVGFGSSVTSAKGGTKTAKFTIGDDCRVFTEDHRPVEPGSGERGFIARRGPIPLGYYKDPEKTAKTFPTIDGVRYSVPGDWCTVEADGTLTLLGRGSVCINTAGEKVYPEEVEEALKTHDAVEDALVVGIPDPKWGQAVTGVVSLRPGEAFDEAALREHVRTKLAGYKTPKRVFAVPEMFRAPNGKADYKRATAFARDALGA